The Microbacterium sp. Nx66 genome contains a region encoding:
- a CDS encoding GH92 family glycosyl hydrolase, with translation MSAPLLRPASGPADPPSSRPRAGVLPGPVFAYTFDPSRGAQRIDVPGLDGIALTPDTVLHWAFYADGPAATLAPWAALAVTVDVRTADGSRLSDSAAVRDRYDFPLTAEGQFAARWSMPEQWNADSVALAPLGPGAGTVELVLGTAALPAAPELPAEVTGFVQVLVEERPAPGDLPPVERVDTRRGSHSGPRFSRGNTVPAVAMPHGFTFVTPATDAADARWPYRPFVHDDPQGRRLEALQFSHQPSPWIGDRAVLQLMPFLGTARSAREDRRRWIVEGSERARPHEYTADLGDGVHVEMTATSHTAAFRVRCDDSRAAVGFVIDQLTNEGLLTFTDTGFEGWIPEGTEDWGNAPRCYFAGTVHSASDVAHRALEDDARPRVAGFVRAVGAVEVRVGVSFLSVAQARHSLALEAPPAVPFDELRARAAAAWNRLLGRVTIPPLPEAERPFRGLADEEQRARIAAALHRMHLYPNTAAENTGTAEAPAWRFADVFAPRTAFGESATGAPVAEGELVVNNGYWDTYRTEWPALALLDPALAGRLLDGQLMQYRRGGWMARWSAPGYVDSMVGTSSDQIFADAARWEVPFDRETAFESGWRDACEPGPDPRRGRKGIGRGRFLGFIPSDVPEGMSWSIENAVSDAALGRFAAQLAASTAADGAARYRAFARYFANRSRAARALFDPASGFFRGRTADGSFAPDFDPRVWGGDNVETNAWGMSVGTVHDGPGLAALHGGPAGLGRHLDALFAEPETADERFGGAYGTVIHEQREARAQRSGMCALSNQPAHHIPFMYAFTDRPWHSAGLVHGLARRLFAGAHIGQGFPGDEDNGEMSAWWLWAALGLYPLELAAGTLRIGSPLSDDIRVARGDGSSLRIRSRRSSPAAHVLEDARLDGRPLPTADLPIDALRGDAVLDLVFGTDPARALESGEDALDAEPWRCHLTADAGEIVASADVLDAPRLFDDGDPQGDAGVRLPEGSWVGWRFPSPRGLTDITVTSLGPTAADALRWEREGADGAWHPLATRHREDLAPDRTTPFTLEMPVVTPAIRVRATVEVTLRQVELFDLG, from the coding sequence GTGAGCGCGCCGCTGCTCCGCCCGGCCTCCGGTCCCGCGGATCCCCCGTCGTCGCGCCCTCGCGCCGGGGTTCTCCCCGGCCCCGTTTTCGCCTACACGTTCGACCCCTCCCGCGGGGCGCAGCGGATCGACGTCCCCGGCCTCGACGGCATCGCCCTCACCCCGGACACCGTGCTGCACTGGGCGTTCTACGCCGACGGCCCCGCCGCGACCCTCGCCCCCTGGGCCGCGCTCGCGGTCACCGTCGACGTGCGGACCGCCGACGGCAGCCGGCTGAGCGACAGCGCCGCCGTCCGCGACCGGTACGACTTCCCGCTCACGGCCGAGGGGCAGTTCGCCGCCCGGTGGAGCATGCCGGAGCAGTGGAACGCCGACAGCGTGGCGCTCGCGCCGCTCGGCCCCGGTGCCGGCACGGTCGAGCTCGTCCTCGGCACCGCCGCTCTCCCGGCAGCGCCGGAGCTGCCCGCGGAGGTCACCGGTTTCGTGCAGGTCCTCGTCGAGGAGCGCCCGGCCCCCGGCGACCTCCCACCCGTCGAGCGGGTCGACACCCGGCGCGGCTCCCATTCCGGCCCCCGCTTCTCCCGCGGGAACACGGTCCCGGCGGTCGCCATGCCGCACGGGTTCACCTTCGTCACGCCGGCGACCGACGCCGCGGACGCACGCTGGCCCTACCGTCCGTTCGTGCACGACGATCCGCAGGGGCGGCGTCTCGAAGCCCTGCAGTTCTCGCACCAGCCCAGCCCGTGGATCGGCGATCGCGCGGTTCTTCAGCTCATGCCCTTCCTCGGCACAGCACGGTCGGCCAGGGAGGATCGACGCCGCTGGATCGTCGAGGGAAGCGAACGCGCCCGCCCGCACGAGTACACCGCCGACCTCGGCGACGGCGTGCATGTCGAGATGACCGCGACCTCGCACACCGCGGCCTTCCGCGTGCGGTGCGATGATTCGCGCGCCGCCGTGGGTTTCGTGATCGATCAGCTCACGAACGAGGGGCTGCTCACCTTCACCGACACCGGCTTCGAGGGGTGGATCCCCGAGGGCACCGAGGACTGGGGGAACGCGCCACGCTGCTACTTCGCCGGGACCGTGCATAGCGCGTCGGACGTCGCGCATCGCGCGCTGGAGGACGACGCGCGTCCCCGGGTCGCCGGCTTCGTTCGCGCCGTGGGCGCCGTCGAGGTGCGGGTCGGGGTCTCGTTCCTCTCCGTCGCGCAGGCCCGGCACAGCCTCGCCCTCGAGGCACCTCCCGCCGTCCCGTTCGACGAGCTCCGCGCCCGCGCGGCCGCCGCGTGGAACCGCCTGCTCGGGCGCGTGACGATCCCCCCGCTCCCCGAGGCCGAGCGCCCGTTCCGCGGCCTGGCCGACGAGGAGCAGCGCGCCCGGATCGCCGCCGCGCTCCACCGTATGCATCTGTATCCGAATACGGCGGCGGAGAACACGGGCACCGCGGAGGCACCGGCGTGGCGTTTCGCCGACGTGTTCGCCCCGCGGACCGCCTTCGGCGAGTCGGCCACGGGGGCGCCGGTCGCGGAGGGCGAGCTCGTCGTCAACAACGGCTATTGGGACACGTACCGCACCGAGTGGCCCGCGCTCGCGCTCCTCGACCCCGCGCTGGCCGGACGCCTGCTGGACGGACAGCTCATGCAGTATCGCCGCGGCGGCTGGATGGCGCGGTGGAGCGCCCCCGGGTATGTGGACAGCATGGTCGGGACCTCCAGCGACCAGATCTTCGCCGACGCCGCGCGTTGGGAGGTGCCCTTCGACCGCGAGACGGCGTTCGAGAGCGGGTGGCGCGACGCGTGCGAGCCGGGCCCGGATCCGCGACGGGGTCGCAAGGGCATCGGCCGTGGTCGCTTCCTCGGCTTCATCCCGTCCGACGTGCCGGAGGGGATGAGCTGGAGCATCGAGAACGCCGTGAGCGATGCCGCCCTCGGCCGGTTCGCCGCCCAGCTCGCGGCGTCGACGGCGGCGGACGGCGCCGCGCGCTACCGGGCCTTTGCGCGGTACTTCGCGAACCGCTCCCGCGCGGCGCGCGCCCTGTTCGATCCTGCCTCCGGATTCTTCCGCGGTCGCACGGCGGACGGGTCCTTCGCACCGGATTTCGATCCTCGCGTCTGGGGCGGCGACAACGTCGAGACGAACGCGTGGGGGATGTCCGTGGGCACGGTGCACGACGGGCCGGGCCTCGCGGCGCTCCACGGCGGCCCTGCGGGACTCGGTCGGCACCTCGACGCCCTCTTCGCCGAGCCCGAGACCGCCGACGAGCGCTTCGGCGGTGCGTACGGCACCGTCATCCACGAGCAGCGCGAAGCCCGCGCCCAGCGGTCGGGCATGTGCGCGCTGTCGAATCAGCCGGCGCACCACATCCCCTTCATGTACGCCTTCACGGACCGGCCGTGGCACAGCGCGGGCCTCGTGCACGGCCTCGCGCGCCGCCTCTTCGCCGGTGCCCACATCGGCCAGGGGTTCCCCGGCGACGAGGACAACGGAGAGATGAGCGCCTGGTGGCTCTGGGCCGCGCTCGGCCTCTATCCCCTGGAACTCGCGGCGGGGACTCTGCGGATCGGGTCCCCGCTGTCCGACGACATCCGGGTCGCACGCGGAGACGGCTCGTCGCTGCGCATCCGCTCGCGACGGAGCTCCCCCGCCGCGCACGTATTGGAGGACGCCCGGCTGGACGGACGCCCTCTCCCCACCGCCGATCTGCCGATCGACGCGCTTCGGGGGGACGCGGTGCTCGACCTGGTGTTCGGCACGGACCCGGCGCGGGCGCTCGAGAGCGGTGAGGACGCACTCGACGCCGAGCCGTGGCGGTGCCACCTCACCGCCGACGCGGGAGAGATCGTCGCCTCCGCGGATGTCCTCGATGCGCCACGGCTGTTCGACGACGGCGATCCGCAGGGCGACGCGGGCGTCCGGCTGCCGGAAGGCTCGTGGGTGGGCTGGCGATTCCCCTCACCCCGCGGCCTCACCGACATCACCGTCACGAGCCTCGGGCCCACGGCGGCCGATGCGCTGCGCTGGGAGAGGGAGGGTGCCGATGGAGCCTGGCATCCCCTCGCCACCAGACACCGCGAAGACCTGGCTCCCGACCGGACGACGCCGTTCACTCTGGAGATGCCGGTCGTGACCCCGGCCATCCGCGTGCGGGCGACGGTCGAGGTCACGCTTCGTCAGGTCGAGCTCTTCGACCTGGGCTGA
- a CDS encoding endo-beta-N-acetylglucosaminidase H produces the protein MAIAAAGAAALAASTAAVADADAADPQLAVYVEVNSNDLANVADYTLAESGRPAVDLAMIFAANINYDGERAVLHLNERVTETLQDAQNQIRPLQAQGTKVLLSVLGNHQGAGFANFTSYAEADAFAAQLADTVTTYGLDGVDFDDEWSNYGANGTPQPNPQSFGWLASALRDRLGPDKLITLYAIGPSYTTTDFGLFDAGSVLDHAWNPYYPTYDAPTVPGLDDRGRLGAAAIDLANTSATTAADFAQRTVADGYGVYVAYNLTATDQSAYLSGITQALKGEATLYRAASR, from the coding sequence GTGGCGATCGCTGCCGCCGGAGCCGCCGCCCTCGCCGCCTCGACGGCGGCCGTCGCCGATGCGGATGCCGCCGACCCGCAGCTCGCCGTCTACGTCGAGGTCAACTCGAACGATTTAGCGAATGTCGCGGACTACACGCTCGCCGAGTCGGGCCGCCCCGCCGTCGATCTGGCCATGATCTTCGCCGCGAACATCAACTATGACGGGGAGCGGGCGGTCCTCCACCTCAACGAGCGGGTCACCGAGACGCTGCAGGACGCGCAGAACCAGATCCGCCCGCTGCAGGCCCAGGGCACCAAGGTCCTCCTGTCGGTGCTCGGAAACCACCAGGGTGCCGGCTTCGCGAACTTCACCTCGTACGCGGAAGCCGACGCCTTCGCCGCGCAGCTCGCCGACACCGTCACCACCTACGGCCTGGACGGCGTCGATTTCGACGACGAGTGGAGCAACTACGGGGCGAACGGCACGCCGCAGCCGAACCCGCAGTCCTTCGGCTGGCTCGCCTCCGCGCTGCGCGATCGCCTGGGACCGGACAAGCTCATCACGTTGTATGCGATCGGCCCGTCCTACACGACCACGGACTTCGGCCTCTTCGACGCCGGCAGCGTGCTCGATCACGCGTGGAACCCGTACTACCCGACCTACGACGCTCCCACCGTGCCGGGCCTGGACGACCGCGGCCGGCTCGGCGCCGCGGCGATCGACCTCGCGAACACCAGCGCCACGACGGCCGCCGACTTCGCCCAGCGCACGGTGGCGGACGGGTACGGCGTCTACGTCGCGTACAACCTCACCGCGACGGATCAGTCGGCCTACCTCTCCGGCATCACCCAGGCGCTGAAGGGGGAGGCGACTCTGTACCGCGCAGCGTCGCGGTGA
- a CDS encoding heavy metal translocating P-type ATPase: MRALRLLWRYPVITLTVIVFAVVGGLHAAGEETIGRWIATIFVAAVVVWTLVGMVRDVLRGHVGLDILAVVAMVATLAVGEYIAALIIVLMLSGGEALEDFAGRRAKRDLSALLDRSPRSAHVLTHPEDADSDAAREVPVDDVAVGDVLLVRPAEIIPVDGELLTDRASFDESSLTGESLPVTRGAGDEVLSGAINGSRAIRLRALRTGADSQYQQIVALVAEAESSHAPIVRLADRFAIPFTAVALVLAGTAWALSGDATRFAEVLVLATPCPLLIAAPVAFLGGLSRAAKSGVIMKSGAVIEQIARVRSAAFDKTGTLTQGRPELVDVRPSRGFDADEILRLAASAEQYSSHVLADGIRRAAAARGLALHAATEASETATNGVSATIGGRSVVVGKPAYVASLAPDTVRVELAPGQAAAYVAVDGRFAGALVLADAARPEAPAVVSWMRTHEVDRLAMLTGDVATTAESIGRQVGIDEIHAELLPPEKVRLAAEMQPRPVLMVGDGVNDAPVLAAADIGIAMGAKGATAAGDAADVVILVDSLAKVVDAVAIGRHTLRVALTAIWIGIGLSVGLMVVAMTGVIPAVVGALVQELVDLATILYALRALSGPPSDLRPSP; encoded by the coding sequence ATGCGCGCCCTCCGACTCCTCTGGCGGTACCCCGTCATCACCCTGACGGTCATCGTCTTCGCCGTGGTCGGAGGGCTGCACGCCGCCGGGGAGGAGACCATCGGCCGGTGGATCGCGACGATCTTCGTGGCTGCGGTGGTGGTCTGGACGCTCGTCGGGATGGTGCGCGACGTGCTCCGCGGCCACGTCGGACTCGACATCCTCGCCGTCGTCGCCATGGTCGCGACGCTCGCGGTGGGCGAATACATCGCGGCGCTCATCATCGTCCTGATGCTCTCCGGCGGCGAGGCGCTGGAGGACTTCGCGGGCCGCCGGGCGAAGCGCGACCTCTCCGCACTGCTGGATCGCTCGCCCCGCAGCGCCCATGTGCTGACGCATCCCGAGGACGCGGACTCGGACGCGGCGAGGGAGGTGCCGGTCGACGATGTGGCCGTGGGCGACGTGCTTCTCGTGCGCCCGGCGGAGATCATCCCCGTGGACGGTGAACTGCTCACGGACCGCGCGTCGTTCGACGAATCGTCGCTCACGGGCGAAAGTCTGCCCGTGACGCGCGGTGCGGGCGACGAGGTGCTGTCGGGCGCGATCAACGGCAGCCGGGCCATCCGCCTCCGCGCCCTCCGCACCGGCGCCGACAGTCAGTATCAGCAGATCGTCGCCCTGGTCGCCGAGGCCGAGTCCTCCCACGCTCCCATCGTGCGTCTCGCCGACCGGTTCGCGATTCCGTTCACCGCCGTCGCGCTCGTGCTCGCGGGGACGGCGTGGGCACTCTCCGGCGACGCGACTCGGTTCGCCGAGGTGCTCGTGCTGGCGACGCCCTGCCCGCTGCTGATCGCCGCCCCGGTGGCCTTCCTCGGCGGGCTCTCCCGGGCGGCGAAGTCGGGCGTCATCATGAAGAGCGGCGCGGTCATCGAGCAGATCGCCCGGGTGCGCTCGGCCGCGTTCGACAAGACAGGGACGCTCACCCAGGGGAGGCCGGAGCTGGTCGACGTGCGACCGTCCCGCGGTTTCGATGCGGATGAGATCCTGCGACTCGCCGCCTCCGCCGAGCAGTACTCGTCGCACGTGCTCGCCGACGGCATCCGTCGCGCCGCCGCCGCACGGGGCCTGGCCCTGCACGCGGCGACGGAGGCGAGCGAGACCGCGACGAACGGGGTGTCCGCGACGATCGGCGGCCGTTCGGTCGTCGTCGGCAAGCCGGCCTACGTGGCCTCCCTCGCCCCCGACACCGTGCGGGTGGAGCTCGCACCGGGACAGGCCGCCGCGTACGTCGCCGTGGACGGTCGGTTCGCAGGGGCCCTCGTGCTCGCCGACGCCGCCCGCCCGGAGGCGCCCGCCGTGGTCTCCTGGATGCGGACGCACGAGGTCGACAGGCTCGCGATGTTGACCGGGGATGTGGCCACCACGGCGGAGTCGATCGGACGGCAGGTCGGGATCGACGAGATCCACGCCGAGCTGCTGCCTCCCGAGAAGGTGCGTCTGGCCGCCGAGATGCAGCCACGGCCCGTGCTGATGGTCGGCGACGGTGTCAACGACGCGCCGGTGCTGGCGGCGGCCGACATCGGCATCGCGATGGGCGCGAAGGGGGCGACGGCCGCCGGGGACGCCGCCGACGTCGTCATCCTCGTGGATTCGCTCGCCAAGGTCGTCGACGCCGTCGCGATCGGACGGCACACCCTCCGCGTGGCCCTCACCGCGATCTGGATCGGGATCGGTCTGAGCGTGGGACTGATGGTCGTGGCAATGACCGGCGTCATCCCCGCGGTCGTCGGCGCACTGGTGCAGGAGCTCGTCGACCTCGCGACGATCCTCTACGCCCTGCGCGCGCTGAGCGGCCCGCCGAGCGACCTCCGCCCCTCCCCCTGA
- a CDS encoding fucose isomerase produces the protein MTAYTLPTPAPRPATAPKTAYLIASGDLRESANTAGWPTQVELEAGVTGVLNDLGWTVIRANEVDPETGHGFISSQRMGLEVFKNIPVDAPLIVAEAVWQYSHHVLAGLRTHEGPILTVANFAGDWPGLVGLLGLNAGLTKMDKPYATIWSVDFTDDWFREGIREWTETGAITHDASHVRPLPALPDSPEKQLGEALAAELRAEKAIIGVFDEGCMGMYNAIFDDELLNQTGIYKERLSQSALYAEMLNVTDEEADAAYDWLIERGMTFRYGEDAATELTREQVQWQLKMYIAALRIADDFGLDAVGIQYQQGLKDLVPASDLAEGILNSTERPPVTSRDGSRVLHEGRAFPHFNEADEGVAVDALVTDRVWRAMGLVPDNTLHDVRWGEDHDGQFVWVYEISGSVPASHLGGWQNAEGWRQGHVFFPAGGATINGVSKPGEVVLSRVFIAEGVLQADIFRASVVELPAEETQRRKDATNPEWPIAHVVLHGISRDQFMARHKANHAQLVYAPDAETADKALIAKAAMFDGMGIKVNLVGDVSI, from the coding sequence ATGACCGCTTACACCCTGCCCACCCCGGCGCCCCGTCCTGCCACGGCGCCGAAGACCGCCTACCTGATCGCGTCCGGCGATCTCCGTGAGTCGGCCAACACGGCCGGCTGGCCCACCCAGGTCGAGCTCGAAGCCGGGGTCACCGGCGTGCTGAATGACCTCGGCTGGACGGTCATCCGCGCCAACGAGGTCGACCCGGAGACCGGTCACGGGTTCATCTCCAGCCAGCGCATGGGTCTCGAGGTCTTCAAGAACATCCCCGTCGACGCACCGCTCATCGTCGCCGAGGCCGTCTGGCAGTACTCGCACCACGTGCTCGCGGGCCTCCGCACGCACGAGGGTCCGATCCTCACGGTGGCGAACTTCGCGGGCGACTGGCCCGGCCTCGTCGGCCTCCTCGGCCTCAACGCGGGCCTGACGAAGATGGACAAGCCGTACGCGACGATCTGGTCGGTCGACTTCACCGACGACTGGTTCCGCGAGGGCATCCGGGAGTGGACCGAGACCGGCGCCATCACCCACGATGCCTCCCACGTGCGTCCGCTCCCCGCGCTGCCCGACAGCCCGGAGAAGCAGCTCGGCGAGGCCCTGGCCGCGGAACTGCGCGCTGAGAAGGCCATCATCGGCGTCTTCGACGAGGGCTGCATGGGAATGTACAACGCCATCTTCGACGACGAGCTCCTCAACCAGACCGGCATCTACAAGGAGCGCCTGTCGCAGTCGGCGCTCTACGCGGAGATGCTGAACGTGACCGACGAGGAGGCCGACGCCGCGTACGACTGGCTGATCGAGCGGGGGATGACGTTCCGCTACGGCGAGGACGCCGCGACCGAGCTCACCCGTGAGCAGGTGCAGTGGCAGCTGAAGATGTACATCGCCGCGCTCCGCATCGCGGACGACTTCGGGCTCGACGCGGTCGGCATCCAGTACCAGCAGGGGTTGAAGGACCTCGTTCCGGCCTCGGACCTGGCGGAGGGGATCCTCAACTCCACCGAGCGCCCGCCGGTGACCTCGCGCGACGGCTCCCGCGTGCTGCACGAGGGGCGCGCGTTCCCGCACTTCAACGAGGCCGACGAGGGCGTCGCCGTCGATGCGCTCGTGACCGACCGCGTCTGGCGCGCGATGGGGCTCGTTCCCGACAACACTCTCCACGACGTCCGCTGGGGCGAGGACCACGACGGGCAGTTCGTGTGGGTGTACGAGATCTCCGGCTCGGTGCCGGCCTCCCACCTCGGCGGCTGGCAGAACGCGGAGGGCTGGCGCCAGGGGCACGTGTTCTTCCCTGCGGGCGGCGCCACGATCAACGGCGTCTCGAAGCCCGGCGAGGTCGTGCTCTCGCGGGTTTTCATCGCCGAGGGGGTCCTGCAGGCGGACATCTTCCGGGCGTCGGTCGTCGAGCTGCCGGCGGAGGAGACGCAGCGCCGGAAGGACGCCACGAACCCGGAGTGGCCGATCGCCCACGTGGTGCTGCACGGCATCTCGCGCGATCAGTTCATGGCACGGCACAAGGCGAACCACGCGCAGCTCGTCTACGCCCCCGACGCCGAGACCGCGGACAAGGCGCTGATCGCGAAGGCCGCGATGTTCGACGGCATGGGCATCAAGGTCAACCTCGTCGGCGACGTGTCGATCTGA
- a CDS encoding FGGY-family carbohydrate kinase — MRCTLGVDIGTSSSKGVLVDPAGTILATATRAHDVSRPQSGWVEMDGRIWWDEFVELATDLLSAVPDADVVGVGVSGMGPCILLADEDDEPVRPAILYGVDTRSTAQIERMTAELGVEEITRVGGSTLTSQAGGPKIAWVAEEEPEAWQRARRLYMPASWLARKLTGAYVLDHQSASQVSPLYDIEGAQWHEPWWQRFAGTIEQPPLRWAGEIAGTVTAAAAALTGLPEGTPVITGTIDAWTEAVSIGAHEVGDLMLMYGTTMFLVATGEQTLRTPSMWTTAGAFEGTRNLAGGLSTSGALTAWLRGLSGADYPALLAEAEESGPGANGLLMLPYFAGERTPIQDPDARGVIAGLTLRHTRGDLYRAALEATALGVRHNVETMRAAGADIRRIVAVGGGTQGRLWLQIVSDITGLVQEVPQTTIGASYGAAFLAATATAAEDAAPAIADWNPIADTVRPDEALRPFADALFDRYVRLYDGSKDVVHELAAAQRDGSPTTSTPENS, encoded by the coding sequence ATGCGCTGCACCCTCGGGGTGGACATCGGCACGTCCAGCAGCAAGGGCGTCCTCGTGGACCCCGCCGGCACGATCCTCGCGACTGCGACCCGCGCGCACGACGTCTCCCGTCCGCAGTCCGGATGGGTCGAGATGGACGGCCGGATCTGGTGGGACGAGTTCGTCGAGCTGGCCACGGACCTTCTCTCCGCGGTCCCCGACGCGGACGTCGTGGGGGTCGGAGTGAGCGGCATGGGCCCGTGCATCCTGCTCGCCGACGAGGACGACGAGCCCGTGCGCCCCGCGATCCTCTACGGCGTGGACACCCGTTCCACCGCGCAGATCGAGCGCATGACGGCGGAGCTCGGCGTCGAGGAGATCACCCGCGTGGGCGGCTCGACCCTCACGTCGCAGGCCGGCGGGCCCAAGATCGCCTGGGTCGCCGAGGAGGAACCGGAGGCCTGGCAGCGCGCGCGGCGGCTCTACATGCCCGCCTCCTGGTTGGCTCGTAAGCTCACCGGTGCCTACGTCCTCGACCACCAGTCCGCCAGCCAGGTCTCGCCGTTGTACGACATCGAGGGCGCGCAGTGGCACGAACCGTGGTGGCAGCGGTTCGCCGGGACGATCGAGCAGCCGCCGCTGCGCTGGGCGGGGGAGATCGCGGGCACCGTGACCGCCGCTGCGGCGGCCCTGACCGGCCTGCCCGAGGGAACGCCGGTCATCACCGGCACGATCGACGCGTGGACCGAGGCGGTGAGTATCGGCGCCCATGAGGTCGGCGACCTCATGCTGATGTACGGCACGACGATGTTCCTCGTGGCGACGGGCGAGCAGACCCTCCGCACGCCTTCGATGTGGACCACGGCCGGCGCGTTCGAAGGAACGCGCAACCTCGCCGGTGGCCTTTCCACGTCCGGAGCGCTCACCGCGTGGCTGAGAGGCCTCTCGGGCGCCGACTACCCGGCGCTGCTGGCCGAGGCGGAGGAGTCGGGGCCCGGCGCGAACGGCCTGCTGATGCTGCCGTACTTCGCCGGCGAGCGCACCCCGATCCAGGATCCGGATGCCCGCGGGGTCATCGCCGGGCTCACCCTCCGGCACACCCGAGGAGACCTCTACCGCGCCGCGCTCGAAGCCACAGCGCTGGGCGTGCGGCACAACGTCGAGACGATGCGCGCCGCAGGCGCCGACATCCGCCGCATCGTGGCGGTCGGCGGGGGCACGCAAGGGCGGCTCTGGCTGCAGATCGTCTCCGACATCACCGGGCTCGTGCAGGAGGTGCCGCAGACGACGATCGGCGCGAGCTACGGGGCCGCCTTCCTCGCGGCGACGGCCACGGCCGCCGAGGATGCCGCGCCCGCCATCGCCGACTGGAACCCCATCGCCGACACCGTCCGTCCGGACGAGGCGCTGCGCCCCTTCGCCGACGCCCTCTTCGACCGTTACGTGCGGCTGTACGACGGCTCGAAGGACGTCGTCCATGAACTCGCCGCCGCCCAGCGCGACGGCTCCCCGACCACCTCGACCCCGGAGAACTCATGA
- a CDS encoding DUF1640 domain-containing protein → MVSPSIPTGRADLDPGYAKSISGRKEVTAPAPRWPISEDSTIPAPDWENAGSAPEYRDILTPPIETGGMPLDGPQVWTLIGIFVTTMLGGMTLMTTQFGRVLRAEIGGLRGEMTGETGRLRTEMTTEIAGLRTDMTTEIAGLRTEMTTEIAGLRTDMTTETTRLRTEIGTLRTDMTTEIGTLRTDMTTEIGILRTDMTGEINGLRTEMTGEIGTLRTEMTTEIGTLRTEMTTEIGSLRIEMTNETGGLHAALAALHGVMMSEIGALRAAMGALQGAMIGLRGEMIGLRGEMTARLDGLDHRLDRLEVKVDDLDKEMTNLAARFWRSQ, encoded by the coding sequence ATGGTCTCTCCTTCGATACCGACGGGCCGTGCTGACCTGGACCCAGGCTACGCGAAATCGATTTCAGGGCGCAAGGAGGTGACCGCTCCTGCACCGCGTTGGCCGATCTCCGAAGATTCCACCATCCCCGCTCCTGACTGGGAAAACGCCGGTTCAGCACCGGAATACCGTGACATCCTGACCCCTCCGATCGAGACTGGAGGCATGCCCTTGGACGGCCCGCAGGTATGGACGCTGATCGGCATCTTCGTGACGACGATGCTCGGCGGCATGACCCTCATGACGACGCAGTTCGGTCGCGTGCTCCGTGCGGAGATCGGCGGGCTGCGGGGAGAGATGACCGGCGAGACCGGCAGGCTCCGCACCGAGATGACCACCGAGATCGCCGGCCTCCGCACAGACATGACCACCGAGATCGCCGGCCTCCGCACCGAGATGACCACCGAGATCGCCGGCCTCCGCACCGACATGACCACCGAGACCACACGACTACGCACCGAGATCGGCACCCTCCGCACAGACATGACCACCGAGATCGGCACCCTCCGCACCGACATGACCACCGAGATCGGCATCCTCCGCACCGACATGACCGGCGAGATCAACGGCCTCCGCACCGAAATGACCGGCGAGATCGGCACCCTCCGCACCGAAATGACCACCGAGATCGGCACCCTCCGCACCGAGATGACCACCGAGATCGGCAGCCTCCGCATCGAGATGACGAACGAAACCGGTGGGCTGCACGCGGCGCTGGCAGCGCTGCACGGAGTGATGATGAGCGAGATCGGAGCGCTGCGCGCGGCGATGGGTGCGCTGCAGGGAGCGATGATCGGGCTGCGTGGCGAGATGATCGGGCTCCGTGGCGAGATGACCGCACGACTCGACGGTCTCGATCACCGCCTCGACCGATTGGAGGTGAAGGTCGACGATCTCGACAAGGAGATGACGAACCTCGCAGCGCGGTTCTGGCGCTCGCAGTAG